A genomic segment from Gavia stellata isolate bGavSte3 chromosome 6, bGavSte3.hap2, whole genome shotgun sequence encodes:
- the GGCT gene encoding gamma-glutamylcyclotransferase has protein sequence MTRQGARRGGGGQWRAAPLGGPAQAAAGGRGALKRRRGGAGLGAGRWSRAAARSGGGGGCFLYYAYGSNLLQERLLLSNPSAALCAVARLQDFKLEFGHHQGRTSSVWHGGTATIVQSPGDEVWGVLWKMNTSNLSSLDKQEGVEDGIYVPIEVDVHTQAGKVLTCRSYQMKDYVCGRPSPQYKKVICMGAKQNGLPADYQKNLEAIETNNYAGPVPIMEEIEAAIKAKKINSA, from the exons ATGACG CGACagggggcgcggcgcggcggcggcggccaaTGGCGGGCGGCCCCGCTCGGAGGCCCCGCCCAGGCAgccgccggcgggagggggGCGTTAaagcggcggcgcggcggggccgggctgggtgCGGGCCGATGGAGTCGGGCGGCGGCACGAAGTGGGGGGGGCGGTGGCTGCTTCCTGTACTACGCGTACGGCAGCAACCTGCTGCAGGAGCGGCTGCTGCTGAGCAACCCCTCGGCGGCGCTCTGCGCCGTGGCACGCCTGCAG GATTTTAAGCTCGAGTTTGGCCATCATCAAGGCAGGACAAGTTCTGTCTGGCATGGAGGTACAGCTACCATTGTTCAGAGCCCTGGAGATGAAGTATGGGGAGTACTGTGGAAAATGAACACTAGCAATTTAAGTTCACTGGATAA GCAAGAGGGAGTTGAAGATGGCATTTATGTCCCAATAGAAGTTGATGTCCACACTCAAGCAGGAAAGGTACTGACCTGTCGAAGCTACCAGATGAAGGACTATGTCTGTGGTCGCCCTTCTCCTCAGTATAAAAAG GTTATCTGCATGGGTGCAAAACAGAATGGCTTGCCAGCTGACTATCAGAAGAATTTAGAAGCTATTGAAACCAATAACTATGCAGGACCGGTGCCAATCATGGAAGAGATTGAAGCTGctattaaagcaaagaaaataaattctgcatAG